The Synechocystis sp. PCC 7509 genome includes a window with the following:
- a CDS encoding glucose 1-dehydrogenase translates to MKLEGKIALVTGSGQGIGQDIAISLAAAGAIVVINYRSDITEAEETLKQVEATGSKGLIIKADISVVSELRQLIDQAIKHFGQLDILVNNAAIETNAPFWEVTEADYDKVLDINLKGCFFATQFFVQHLMQTKRTGKIINISSVHEELPFPNFTAYCASKGGLKMMTRNLAVELGPYGITINNIAPGAIATPMNSKLLNDPIALGALLKNIPLNRLGQPKDVSAIAQFLASSDADYITGSTFFVDGGLLWNYQEQ, encoded by the coding sequence ATGAAGCTAGAGGGTAAAATTGCTTTGGTAACAGGTAGCGGTCAGGGAATTGGTCAAGACATTGCAATTAGTTTAGCCGCCGCCGGAGCAATTGTTGTCATTAACTATCGTTCTGATATTACAGAAGCCGAGGAAACTTTAAAACAAGTAGAAGCAACGGGAAGTAAAGGCTTGATTATTAAAGCTGATATTAGTGTTGTTAGCGAACTTCGTCAGCTAATTGACCAAGCAATTAAACATTTTGGTCAGTTAGATATTTTAGTCAATAATGCCGCAATAGAAACTAATGCTCCTTTTTGGGAAGTTACCGAAGCAGATTATGACAAGGTGCTAGATATCAACTTGAAAGGTTGCTTTTTTGCTACACAGTTTTTTGTCCAGCATCTCATGCAAACAAAGCGCACCGGGAAAATTATTAATATTAGTTCTGTACACGAGGAGTTACCTTTTCCCAACTTCACGGCTTACTGTGCTAGTAAAGGCGGCTTAAAGATGATGACGCGCAACTTGGCGGTGGAATTAGGCCCTTACGGTATCACGATTAATAACATCGCACCAGGAGCGATCGCAACACCAATGAATAGTAAGCTATTAAACGATCCAATTGCTTTAGGGGCTTTACTAAAAAATATTCCCCTCAATCGCTTAGGACAACCCAAAGATGTTAGTGCGATCGCGCAGTTCTTAGCTTCCTCCGACGCTGACTATATTACTGGTTCAACATTCTTTGTTGATGGGGGATTACTTTGGAATTATCAAGAGCAGTAG
- a CDS encoding glycoside hydrolase 100 family protein — MSERSLAIEEQAWETLEKSIIYYHEKPIGTIAALDPGIDAANYDQCFIRDFVSAALVFLIKGKADIVRFFLEETLKLQPKTTQLDCLKPSRGLMPASFKIGFANGQEYLKADFGDHAIGRVAPADAGLWWIILLRAYTISTESKEFASRGDFQEGIRLILELCLVTRFDMYPMVLVPDGASMIDRRLGLYGHPLDIQSLFYAALKASLELLTPIKENQAIIQAVRNRLDPLVKQLRENYWLDSGRLNVIYRFQVEEYGEEALNQFNIYSDSIPFYRLAKWLPEAGGYLAGNLGPSQLDCRFFSLGNLMAIVASLTDEQQSHKILNLIELRWSDLIGEMPMKLCYPALEDVEWRIVTGADPKNRPWSYHNGGSWPVLLWMLTAAAKKMDRGELAHHAIAIAERRLIEDNWPEYYDGPDGRLIGKEARKYQTWTIAGYLLAKELIANPSHLKLIAFDA; from the coding sequence TTGAGCGAACGATCTTTAGCCATCGAAGAACAAGCTTGGGAAACGCTAGAAAAGTCAATTATTTATTACCATGAGAAACCTATTGGCACTATAGCCGCTCTCGATCCAGGTATTGACGCGGCAAACTACGATCAGTGTTTTATTCGAGATTTTGTTTCCGCCGCTCTGGTTTTTCTAATTAAAGGTAAAGCAGATATTGTACGGTTTTTTCTGGAAGAAACGCTAAAATTGCAGCCAAAAACAACGCAGTTGGATTGTTTAAAGCCCAGTCGTGGCTTAATGCCTGCTAGTTTTAAAATTGGCTTTGCTAACGGACAGGAGTATTTAAAAGCTGATTTTGGCGATCATGCGATCGGTCGGGTTGCGCCAGCCGATGCGGGTTTGTGGTGGATTATTTTGTTGCGGGCTTATACTATCTCTACTGAAAGTAAAGAGTTTGCGTCTCGTGGCGATTTTCAAGAAGGGATTAGATTAATTCTTGAACTATGCTTAGTTACTCGCTTTGATATGTATCCAATGGTGTTAGTTCCCGATGGTGCGAGTATGATTGACCGTCGTTTGGGACTTTACGGACACCCTTTAGATATTCAATCGTTATTTTATGCAGCTTTAAAAGCCAGCTTAGAATTGCTAACGCCAATTAAAGAAAATCAAGCAATTATTCAAGCTGTGCGTAACCGCTTAGATCCATTAGTTAAGCAACTGAGGGAAAATTACTGGTTAGATTCGGGGCGCTTGAATGTAATTTATCGCTTTCAAGTAGAGGAGTATGGCGAAGAAGCCCTCAATCAATTCAATATTTATTCTGACTCTATCCCTTTTTATCGGTTGGCGAAATGGCTGCCCGAAGCTGGGGGTTACTTAGCGGGGAATTTGGGGCCAAGTCAGTTAGATTGTCGGTTTTTTTCCTTGGGTAATTTGATGGCGATTGTTGCTTCTTTAACGGACGAACAACAATCCCATAAAATTTTAAATTTAATTGAATTGCGTTGGAGCGATTTAATTGGTGAAATGCCGATGAAACTTTGTTATCCAGCTTTAGAAGATGTGGAATGGCGAATTGTTACGGGAGCCGATCCTAAAAATCGTCCTTGGTCTTATCATAATGGCGGTAGTTGGCCAGTTTTATTATGGATGTTGACGGCGGCGGCGAAAAAAATGGATAGAGGCGAATTAGCCCATCATGCGATCGCTATTGCCGAAAGAAGATTAATTGAAGACAATTGGCCTGAATACTACGATGGCCCCGATGGTCGCTTGATTGGGAAAGAAGCCCGAAAGTATCAAACCTGGACAATTGCCGGGTACTTGTTGGCTAAAGAGTTGATTGCTAATCCTAGTCACCTAAAACTGATTGCTTTCGATGCTTAA
- the uvrA gene encoding excinuclease ABC subunit UvrA, which yields MSPSAHTPDNNTIRIRGARQHNLKNIDLELPRDRLIVFTGVSGSGKSSLAFDTIFAEGQRRYVESLSAYARQFLGQLDKPDVEAIDGLSPAISIDQKSTSHNPRSTVGTVTEIYDYLRLLFGRAGEPHCPICDRSIAPQTVDQMCDRIMDLPDGTRFQILAPVIRGKKGTHRKLLSSLASEGWVRVRVNNEVRELSDNIDLDKNYTHTIEIVIDRLIKKPTIAERLSDSLTTCLRLASGIAVINLINDTSGKTGGVQADSKYNSTSEKIAKENDDLNSTNTPNSYQQELIFSENFACPVHGAVMEELSPRLFSFNSPYGACPNCHGLGSLQKFAAELVVPDPQAPVYAAISPWSEKDNSYYLSLLYSVGQAHGFEIQALWHKLTEEQQQIILYGSDKPVWIEDRKDYRRYAGVLPILQKQYKEASELQKQKLEQYLVNQPCEVCLGKRLKPEALAVRLGQYRITDLTGASIGECQQKLLKMQLRSRALQIADLVLREIKARLQFLLDVGLDYLTLDRPAMTLSGGEAQRIRLATQIGSGLTGVLYVLDEPSIGLHQRDNGRLLQTLTKLRDLGNTLIVVEHDEETIRAADYLVDIGPGAGVHGGYIISKGNLETLLNASDSLTGAYLSGKRAIATPTLRREGNGRNLSIKNACRNNLQNIDVDIPLGKLVSVTGVSGSGKSTLVNDLLYPALQHQLTRKVPLPQGLDEVKGLNAVDKAIIIDQSPIGRTPRSNPATYTGVFDVIREVFTQTIEAKARGYKAGQFSFNVKGGRCEACGGQGVNVIEMNFLPDVYVQCEVCKGARYNRETLQVKFKDKSIADVLNMTAEESLEFFTNIPRAVNRLQTLVDVGLGYVRLGQPATTLSGGEAQRVKLASELSRRATGKTLYLIDEPTTGLSFYDVHKLLDVLQRLVDKGNSILVIEHNLDVIRCCDWVIDLGPEGGNKGGELVAVGTPEQVAANSRSYTGQYLKQVLQQHSAK from the coding sequence ATGTCTCCTTCTGCCCATACTCCCGATAACAATACTATTCGTATTCGTGGCGCTAGACAGCATAACCTCAAAAACATCGATTTAGAATTACCGCGCGATCGCCTAATTGTTTTTACAGGGGTTTCAGGTTCCGGTAAATCTTCCCTAGCTTTTGATACGATCTTCGCTGAAGGTCAGCGCCGTTATGTAGAATCTCTTAGCGCCTACGCTCGGCAATTTTTGGGACAGCTAGATAAGCCGGATGTTGAAGCTATCGACGGCTTAAGTCCGGCTATTTCTATCGATCAAAAATCTACTTCCCACAATCCTCGCTCTACGGTAGGGACAGTTACCGAGATTTACGACTATTTGCGTTTGTTATTTGGACGCGCGGGAGAACCTCATTGTCCGATTTGCGATCGCTCTATTGCACCGCAAACCGTCGATCAAATGTGCGATCGCATTATGGACTTACCCGACGGTACACGCTTCCAAATCCTTGCGCCCGTCATTCGCGGTAAAAAGGGTACTCATCGCAAATTGCTTTCGAGTTTAGCTTCCGAAGGTTGGGTGAGAGTGAGGGTAAATAATGAGGTGCGCGAGCTATCTGACAACATCGATTTAGATAAAAATTATACCCACACTATCGAAATTGTTATTGACCGCTTAATTAAAAAACCTACTATTGCCGAGCGTCTAAGCGATTCTCTAACTACTTGTCTGCGTCTTGCTAGTGGAATTGCGGTTATTAACTTGATAAATGATACATCGGGTAAGACAGGTGGAGTCCAAGCTGATAGTAAGTATAACTCAACTAGCGAAAAAATAGCAAAGGAAAATGATGATTTAAACTCTACAAATACCCCTAATTCTTATCAACAAGAATTGATTTTTTCGGAAAACTTCGCCTGTCCAGTACATGGTGCAGTTATGGAAGAATTATCGCCGCGTTTATTTTCTTTTAATTCTCCTTACGGTGCTTGTCCAAACTGTCACGGATTGGGTAGCTTACAAAAGTTTGCCGCCGAGCTTGTAGTTCCAGATCCCCAAGCGCCGGTATATGCGGCGATTTCTCCTTGGTCAGAAAAAGACAACTCTTACTACTTATCACTGCTTTACAGTGTCGGACAAGCGCACGGGTTTGAGATTCAAGCTCTTTGGCACAAACTCACAGAGGAGCAACAGCAAATAATCTTATACGGTAGCGACAAACCCGTATGGATAGAAGATCGTAAAGATTACAGACGTTACGCGGGAGTGCTGCCTATTCTCCAGAAGCAGTACAAAGAAGCTTCAGAGTTGCAAAAGCAAAAGTTAGAGCAGTATTTAGTTAATCAGCCTTGCGAAGTCTGTTTAGGTAAAAGATTAAAACCCGAAGCGCTGGCGGTGAGGCTGGGACAGTATCGAATTACTGACTTAACAGGCGCATCGATTGGGGAGTGTCAGCAAAAGTTACTAAAAATGCAACTAAGAAGTCGCGCCTTACAAATTGCCGACTTGGTGCTAAGGGAAATCAAAGCAAGGCTGCAATTTCTCTTGGATGTAGGTTTAGACTACCTCACCCTAGATCGTCCCGCGATGACGCTCTCAGGAGGCGAAGCGCAACGAATTAGACTCGCAACGCAAATAGGTTCGGGATTAACGGGAGTATTGTATGTTTTGGACGAACCGAGTATTGGTTTGCATCAGCGAGACAACGGACGATTATTGCAAACGTTGACTAAATTAAGAGATTTGGGAAATACGCTAATTGTTGTCGAACATGACGAAGAAACAATTAGAGCCGCCGATTATTTAGTAGATATTGGCCCTGGTGCTGGTGTTCATGGCGGTTATATTATTTCAAAAGGTAATTTAGAAACCTTATTAAATGCCTCTGATTCTCTCACAGGTGCGTATTTATCAGGAAAACGCGCGATCGCAACTCCCACTCTTCGCCGCGAAGGAAATGGGCGTAACTTATCAATAAAAAATGCTTGTCGCAACAACCTACAAAACATTGATGTAGATATTCCTTTAGGCAAACTTGTCAGCGTTACCGGGGTTTCGGGTTCGGGAAAATCTACTTTAGTTAACGATTTACTGTACCCAGCATTGCAACATCAATTAACGCGCAAAGTGCCTTTACCTCAAGGATTAGATGAAGTTAAAGGACTAAATGCTGTAGATAAAGCGATCATTATTGACCAGTCACCAATCGGGCGTACTCCTCGTTCTAATCCAGCTACTTACACAGGAGTTTTTGATGTCATTCGTGAAGTATTTACCCAAACCATTGAAGCCAAAGCTAGAGGCTACAAAGCCGGACAATTTTCCTTTAATGTTAAAGGTGGACGTTGTGAAGCTTGCGGTGGACAAGGGGTAAATGTCATTGAAATGAATTTTTTACCAGACGTTTACGTGCAATGCGAAGTATGCAAAGGTGCGCGTTATAATCGCGAAACTCTGCAAGTTAAATTCAAAGATAAATCTATTGCTGATGTTTTAAATATGACCGCCGAAGAAAGTCTAGAATTTTTTACAAACATTCCTAGAGCCGTAAATAGATTACAGACATTAGTAGATGTAGGTTTAGGTTACGTGAGACTAGGACAACCAGCAACTACTTTATCTGGCGGCGAAGCGCAAAGAGTAAAATTGGCATCAGAATTATCCCGTCGAGCTACTGGAAAAACTCTTTATTTAATTGATGAACCAACTACAGGCTTATCTTTTTATGACGTACATAAATTACTAGATGTATTGCAACGTTTAGTAGATAAAGGTAACTCAATTTTGGTAATTGAACATAACTTAGATGTAATCCGTTGTTGCGATTGGGTAATAGATTTAGGACCTGAAGGCGGTAATAAAGGTGGCGAGTTAGTTGCTGTAGGTACACCAGAACAAGTCGCAGCTAATTCGCGCTCTTATACAGGGCAATATTTAAAACAAGTATTGCAACAACATTCAGCAAAATGA
- a CDS encoding polysaccharide biosynthesis protein, translating into MKQKIERSLANIASKAEIVKNIQQLVPPGSPEPQNPAVIADLQALTTDLIQSYLAVGKLTEDPFGDVWNRQIYLYTAEIRRLVDDKVVLVTGGEGCVGSQLIKKLAQLGVRRIISVDKIRGTNASTINFTSEKQIPHAFYAADVRDYETLKSIFDAEQPSFVFHLAAQRLPWLAEIKIHETVTTSIFGIENIIRLCESYNVQQCVFSSTGKASRYFTCEVYAATKKIAEWQFAQAALQGNTTYSMVRFTHMLDNSSVCQQVDNKIEQGKIINLHAPERYIVGQNVGEAVHLLLNALVLSQPGKLKFLTVHNLGWPTETLEIALYKIIQSGEQIPIYFQGLIPGYEEAFFLGQFDWSKPTEIHLLINALEENFTTVDSSQDMLISEIAPFNLGTLDRHLLLLQELLVKSDLVEGEIKEYLAVFVKAVVSSSFAWISAQQLLNILRWGVDKKRLQAEGSSIDAHKNIVELIVQELYGKVNAKTLSELKINPKLFDSTIESLEVLPTINKAVIYFKAISKKYKNSVFSDLLTSKNI; encoded by the coding sequence ATGAAGCAGAAGATTGAGCGATCGCTTGCTAATATTGCTAGTAAGGCGGAAATTGTCAAAAATATCCAGCAATTAGTGCCTCCAGGTTCTCCAGAACCTCAAAATCCCGCCGTTATCGCCGATTTGCAGGCACTAACAACAGACTTAATTCAATCTTATCTAGCTGTAGGCAAACTAACAGAAGATCCTTTTGGGGATGTGTGGAATCGTCAGATTTACTTATATACAGCAGAAATTAGGAGATTAGTTGACGACAAAGTAGTATTGGTAACTGGTGGAGAGGGTTGTGTTGGCAGTCAACTTATCAAAAAACTTGCCCAGTTAGGAGTAAGACGAATAATTTCTGTAGATAAAATTCGTGGTACAAATGCTTCAACCATAAATTTTACCAGCGAAAAACAAATACCTCATGCCTTTTACGCGGCTGATGTTCGAGATTATGAGACTCTTAAATCTATCTTTGATGCTGAACAACCAAGTTTTGTATTCCATTTAGCTGCTCAACGTTTACCTTGGTTAGCGGAAATCAAGATTCACGAAACTGTTACTACTAGCATTTTCGGCATTGAAAATATTATTCGTTTATGCGAAAGTTACAACGTTCAACAATGCGTCTTTTCATCTACGGGTAAAGCTTCTAGATACTTTACTTGTGAAGTATATGCAGCAACTAAAAAAATTGCTGAATGGCAATTTGCCCAAGCTGCACTTCAGGGTAATACTACTTATTCGATGGTGCGCTTTACTCATATGCTAGATAATAGCTCAGTGTGCCAGCAAGTAGATAATAAAATTGAGCAAGGTAAAATCATTAATTTACACGCCCCCGAACGCTATATAGTCGGTCAAAATGTTGGTGAAGCCGTACATTTGTTACTCAATGCTCTTGTTTTATCTCAGCCTGGTAAATTGAAGTTTTTGACTGTGCATAATCTAGGTTGGCCTACAGAAACTTTGGAAATTGCTTTGTATAAAATTATTCAATCTGGTGAACAGATCCCCATTTATTTTCAGGGTTTAATTCCTGGATACGAAGAAGCTTTCTTTTTAGGTCAATTTGATTGGTCAAAACCTACAGAAATTCATTTATTAATTAATGCTTTAGAAGAAAATTTTACAACGGTAGATTCTTCTCAAGATATGTTAATTAGTGAAATTGCGCCTTTTAATCTCGGTACGCTAGATCGACATTTGTTATTGCTGCAAGAATTATTAGTAAAATCAGACTTAGTAGAGGGCGAAATCAAAGAATATTTGGCAGTGTTTGTCAAAGCTGTAGTTAGCTCTAGCTTTGCATGGATTTCTGCACAACAACTATTAAATATTTTGAGATGGGGAGTTGATAAGAAGAGATTGCAAGCGGAAGGTAGTTCTATAGATGCTCACAAAAATATTGTTGAATTAATAGTTCAAGAGTTATATGGCAAAGTAAATGCTAAAACTTTGTCAGAACTTAAAATAAATCCCAAATTGTTTGATTCTACGATAGAGAGTTTGGAAGTTTTACCAACAATAAATAAAGCAGTTATTTATTTCAAAGCTATATCAAAAAAGTATAAAAATTCCGTGTTTAGCGATTTATTAACATCAAAGAATATATAG
- a CDS encoding SAM hydrolase/SAM-dependent halogenase family protein has product MFINLIADYGNGDPAFAEVVQQLSIGLSNTQIHCLSVPPFSTLATGFWIAQLGLNPGAENRLIYHNCAPRQDDSEPRIDNEGEGLTYALLPGGVKVVGVIAGYTLSFIKDYAEVIHTIKVSRGGSQFRSRDVFPTAAIAIAKGDFSLLGDKLNPNQIPDAPSDRIAWIDGYGNIKTTISSDSLNLLPNSKVVIRVGDVVSDAVYSDGSFKVPEGTLAFSPGSSGWEKKGQPLRWMELFLRGGNAWERFGKPRINQVVTILN; this is encoded by the coding sequence ATGTTCATTAATTTAATTGCCGACTATGGCAACGGCGATCCGGCTTTTGCAGAAGTAGTGCAACAACTTTCCATAGGCTTATCTAATACTCAAATTCATTGTCTTTCTGTACCGCCATTTAGTACCTTAGCTACAGGCTTTTGGATTGCTCAACTAGGGCTAAATCCGGGAGCAGAAAATCGCTTGATTTACCACAACTGCGCTCCTCGTCAAGATGACTCCGAACCGAGAATAGATAATGAAGGGGAAGGGCTTACTTATGCGCTTTTGCCAGGGGGAGTCAAAGTAGTAGGAGTAATTGCAGGTTATACCCTGTCATTTATTAAAGATTATGCTGAAGTTATCCACACAATAAAAGTGTCGCGTGGTGGTTCGCAATTTCGCTCCCGCGATGTTTTTCCCACCGCAGCTATAGCGATCGCCAAAGGAGACTTTAGCTTATTAGGCGACAAGTTAAACCCTAACCAAATACCAGACGCACCAAGCGATCGCATAGCTTGGATTGATGGCTACGGTAATATCAAAACTACCATCTCAAGCGATAGTCTCAATTTATTGCCCAATTCTAAAGTAGTAATTAGAGTCGGGGATGTAGTCAGCGATGCAGTTTATTCTGATGGTAGTTTTAAAGTCCCCGAAGGAACTTTAGCATTTTCTCCTGGTAGTTCCGGTTGGGAAAAAAAAGGTCAGCCTTTACGGTGGATGGAATTATTTTTGCGCGGCGGAAATGCTTGGGAACGTTTTGGCAAACCACGAATTAATCAAGTGGTGACGATCTTAAATTAA
- a CDS encoding pantothenate kinase: MVNKSIWLALAIGNSRLHWAWFKGEELFCTWDTAYLANNHIQQLAKCRTWEDLPLKLALPEQILKADFIYPIPLYLVSVVPNQTELWRNYPNLQVITLDNVPLKNKYSTLGSDRALALWGAKETWGMPALVIDAGTALTFTGIDADFALIGGAILPGLSLQFQVLEQKTANLSSVELPQQLPPHFARNTTQAIQSGIIYSLIAGMENFINSWWEMYPHSQVILTGGDRLILFNYLYCQFPQLAKKVKCDRHLIFWGMQAYRKAQNLS, from the coding sequence ATGGTCAATAAATCTATTTGGCTGGCTTTAGCAATTGGTAATTCCCGATTACACTGGGCTTGGTTCAAAGGCGAAGAACTTTTTTGTACTTGGGATACGGCTTACTTGGCAAATAACCATATACAGCAGTTAGCAAAATGTCGAACTTGGGAAGACTTACCGCTAAAACTAGCGTTACCCGAACAAATACTTAAAGCAGATTTTATTTATCCCATCCCTTTGTACTTGGTTTCGGTTGTACCTAACCAAACAGAACTTTGGCGAAATTACCCAAATTTACAGGTAATTACTTTAGATAATGTACCGCTTAAAAATAAATATTCTACCTTGGGTAGCGATCGCGCATTGGCTTTGTGGGGTGCAAAAGAAACTTGGGGAATGCCAGCATTAGTTATTGATGCTGGTACAGCACTTACTTTTACAGGCATCGATGCAGATTTTGCTTTAATCGGTGGGGCAATTTTACCCGGATTAAGCTTACAGTTTCAAGTTTTAGAGCAAAAAACTGCTAATTTATCCAGCGTCGAACTACCTCAACAATTACCCCCACACTTTGCCAGAAATACCACCCAAGCAATCCAAAGTGGCATAATTTATTCATTAATTGCTGGCATGGAAAACTTTATTAATTCATGGTGGGAAATGTATCCCCATAGCCAGGTAATATTGACTGGAGGCGATCGCCTAATTCTATTTAACTATCTTTATTGTCAATTTCCGCAGCTAGCCAAGAAAGTGAAGTGCGATCGCCATTTAATTTTTTGGGGTATGCAAGCTTATCGAAAAGCCCAAAATTTAAGCTAA
- a CDS encoding NUDIX domain-containing protein: protein MSRIWQIIRTVLGLIIRHPITGTSIIPILPDGRIVLIQRRDNGLWGLPGGIVDWGEDVATAVKRELAEETGLDVVKICRLVGVYSAPDRDPRMHSICIVVEAEVTGVMAIRDRNEVLNIQAFKLDSLPNGKLAHDHRRQLQDYFDNLTTLA, encoded by the coding sequence ATGAGCCGTATATGGCAAATTATTCGGACGGTATTGGGGTTAATTATTCGTCACCCGATAACTGGCACGAGTATTATTCCAATTCTACCTGATGGTCGGATTGTCTTAATTCAAAGGCGCGATAATGGCTTGTGGGGGCTTCCAGGGGGAATAGTTGATTGGGGTGAAGATGTCGCAACGGCAGTAAAGCGCGAATTAGCCGAAGAAACGGGACTAGATGTTGTCAAAATTTGCCGCTTAGTAGGAGTATACTCTGCACCCGATCGCGATCCCAGAATGCACTCAATTTGTATTGTTGTGGAAGCGGAAGTTACAGGCGTAATGGCAATTCGAGATCGAAACGAAGTGTTAAATATTCAAGCTTTTAAGCTAGATTCTTTGCCCAATGGTAAACTAGCTCACGATCATCGGCGACAATTGCAAGATTATTTTGATAATTTGACAACTTTAGCTTAA
- the dacB gene encoding D-alanyl-D-alanine carboxypeptidase/D-alanyl-D-alanine endopeptidase — MLTTIIKRTGLIIILFSAQFNIRQAVAQTDPQPRINGEANRAICPAQLSKAIETVTNRPQFSRGRWGIVVQTLSPSTTIYSRDAQKYFIPASNVKLLLTAAALHKLGANFRIRTSIYGTSNGVLRIVGRGDPSLTDVQLKQLAQQLKQKGVNQVIQLIADDNYFQGNDIVDPSWEWEDVQADYGAPINSLIVNQNAVSLQLFPQKIGQPLGVVWGSTSAAKQWQIDNKSLTTKPGEATTVNVSRALNGSTLKISGNLSIDAPSESFGLAVIDPVANFLQHLRQALVTEKIKYNVPTKSIAPPLAVFITELAAVESVPLSQLLLETNLNSNNLYAEALLRSLGVKVYLPQSTAATKGLEVVKQTLTQLGVNPAGYVLADGSGLSRHNLVSPEAISQTLSAMGSSPYAAIYRASLPVAGVSGTMTNRLKNTPAQGVVSAKTGTISGAIALSGYINAPNYEPLVFSIIVNQSDQNAATIRQAVDEIVLLLVSLRRC, encoded by the coding sequence ATGCTAACTACGATTATTAAAAGAACTGGATTAATCATAATTTTGTTCTCTGCTCAATTCAATATTAGGCAAGCAGTAGCACAAACAGACCCGCAGCCAAGAATCAATGGAGAAGCTAATCGGGCTATTTGTCCCGCCCAACTGAGTAAGGCTATAGAAACAGTTACCAATCGTCCGCAATTTAGCCGGGGACGCTGGGGAATTGTTGTACAAACTTTATCTCCATCGACAACTATTTACAGCCGCGATGCTCAAAAATATTTTATTCCTGCTTCTAATGTCAAACTATTACTAACGGCGGCGGCTTTGCACAAATTAGGGGCAAATTTTCGCATCCGTACATCTATTTACGGCACAAGTAACGGGGTTTTACGAATTGTTGGGCGCGGCGATCCAAGTTTGACAGATGTGCAACTCAAACAACTAGCCCAGCAGTTGAAGCAAAAAGGAGTCAATCAAGTAATTCAACTAATTGCTGATGATAATTATTTTCAAGGTAACGATATCGTTGACCCAAGTTGGGAATGGGAAGACGTGCAAGCAGATTACGGCGCACCGATTAATAGCTTAATTGTCAATCAAAATGCTGTTAGTTTACAGTTGTTTCCGCAAAAAATAGGTCAGCCTCTGGGCGTTGTTTGGGGTTCTACTAGCGCCGCCAAGCAATGGCAAATTGATAATAAATCGTTGACAACTAAGCCGGGAGAAGCAACGACGGTTAATGTTAGCCGCGCTCTTAATGGTTCTACGCTCAAAATTAGCGGTAATTTAAGTATTGATGCGCCGTCGGAATCTTTTGGTTTAGCAGTTATCGATCCTGTGGCAAACTTTTTACAACATTTGCGTCAAGCATTGGTTACGGAGAAAATTAAATATAATGTCCCTACTAAATCTATTGCACCGCCTTTAGCTGTTTTTATTACAGAATTAGCGGCGGTAGAATCAGTACCTTTATCGCAATTGTTATTAGAAACAAACCTTAATAGCAATAATTTGTATGCGGAAGCTTTATTGCGGAGTTTAGGCGTTAAGGTGTATTTGCCTCAATCAACGGCGGCTACAAAAGGTTTGGAAGTCGTCAAACAGACGCTGACGCAGTTGGGGGTAAATCCGGCGGGTTACGTTTTAGCTGATGGTTCGGGCTTGTCGCGGCATAATTTAGTTAGCCCTGAAGCGATTTCTCAAACTTTAAGCGCTATGGGATCTTCTCCCTATGCGGCTATTTACCGGGCTTCCTTGCCTGTAGCGGGGGTAAGTGGTACTATGACTAATCGGTTGAAAAATACCCCGGCTCAAGGAGTTGTTAGTGCCAAAACAGGCACAATAAGCGGGGCGATCGCTCTATCTGGATATATTAATGCGCCGAACTACGAGCCGCTTGTTTTTAGTATTATTGTCAATCAATCTGACCAAAACGCGGCAACAATTAGACAAGCTGTAGATGAAATTGTTTTGTTGCTTGTATCTTTGCGTCGTTGTTAG